The Pantoea nemavictus genome includes a region encoding these proteins:
- the rpoH gene encoding RNA polymerase sigma factor RpoH, with protein sequence MTKEMQTLAIAPLGNLESYVRAANNWPVLTAEEEKALAERLHYQGDLDAAKTLILSHLRFVVHIARNYSGYGLPQADLIQEGNIGLMKAVRRFNPEVGVRLVSFAVHWIKAEIHEYVLRNWRIVKVATTKAQRKLFFNLRKSKQRLGWFNQDEVEMVARELGVSSKDVLEMESRMAAQDMTFDMSSDDEAGEGKPMAPVLYLQDKTSDFADGIEEDNWDAHAADKLSDAMLSLDERSQDIIRARWLDDDNKTTLQELADKYGVSAERVRQLEKNAMKKLRVAIEA encoded by the coding sequence ATGACCAAAGAAATGCAAACTTTAGCGATTGCTCCTCTGGGTAACCTGGAATCTTACGTCCGGGCTGCCAACAACTGGCCGGTGCTGACGGCAGAAGAGGAAAAAGCATTGGCTGAGCGGCTGCATTACCAGGGCGATCTGGATGCAGCTAAGACGCTGATCCTGTCTCACCTGCGCTTTGTTGTTCATATTGCTCGTAACTACTCCGGTTACGGCTTGCCGCAGGCGGACCTGATTCAGGAAGGTAATATCGGCCTGATGAAGGCGGTGCGTCGCTTCAATCCAGAAGTGGGCGTGCGCCTGGTGTCGTTTGCCGTGCACTGGATTAAGGCAGAGATTCACGAATACGTGCTGCGTAACTGGCGTATCGTGAAAGTCGCGACCACCAAAGCTCAGCGTAAGCTGTTCTTTAACCTGCGTAAAAGCAAACAGCGTCTCGGTTGGTTCAACCAGGACGAAGTGGAAATGGTCGCGCGTGAGCTGGGCGTGAGCAGCAAAGACGTGCTGGAAATGGAATCGCGCATGGCCGCGCAGGATATGACTTTCGACATGTCGTCTGATGACGAAGCGGGCGAAGGCAAACCGATGGCGCCAGTGCTGTATCTGCAGGATAAAACCTCTGACTTTGCCGATGGCATCGAAGAGGACAACTGGGATGCACATGCGGCTGACAAGCTGAGCGATGCGATGCTGAGCCTTGATGAGCGTAGCCAGGACATTATCCGTGCCCGTTGGCTGGACGATGACAACAAAACCACGTTGCAGGAGCTGGCCGATAAATACGGCGTCTCAGCGGAGCGCGTGCGTCAGTTGGAAAAGAACGCCATGAAGAAATTGCGTGTGGCGATTGAAGCCTGA
- the ftsY gene encoding signal recognition particle-docking protein FtsY: protein MAKEKKRGFFSWLGFGKEEETQQPAEEQQQTAEVVPEPAVEESALDRAEAQAEETVAVTEQVAEQQNEPEVIAEPVLEQQEPEPVTAIEEEVLPEAIEQPDVAPIEEEPQREELAVEPVVEAEPEDDAPLSDEELEALALAETYAEDAELAEETQDTVSDLPLAAAPIIAQEQERPTKEGFFARLKRSLVKTRENLGSGFISLFRGKKIDDDLFEELEEQLLIADVGVETTRRIITNLTQQANRKQLRDAEALYGLLKAEMSGILEKVDQPLEVGGKTPFVILMVGVNGVGKTTTIGKLARQYQAQGKSVMLAAGDTFRAAAVEQLQVWGQRNDIPVVAQHTGADSASVIFDAIQAAKSRNVDVLIADTAGRLQNKSHLMEELKKITRVMKKLDEEAPHEVMLTLDASTGQNAISQAKLFHEAVGLTGITLTKLDGTAKGGVIFSVADQFGIPIRYIGVGEGIEDLRPFKAADFIEALFAREE, encoded by the coding sequence ATGGCAAAAGAGAAAAAACGCGGCTTTTTTTCCTGGTTAGGCTTTGGCAAAGAAGAAGAGACGCAACAGCCTGCTGAAGAGCAGCAGCAAACTGCCGAGGTGGTCCCAGAGCCCGCCGTTGAAGAGAGTGCGTTAGATCGCGCCGAAGCGCAGGCTGAAGAAACCGTTGCCGTTACCGAACAGGTTGCGGAGCAGCAGAATGAACCGGAAGTCATTGCAGAGCCGGTACTTGAGCAGCAAGAACCTGAGCCGGTTACCGCTATCGAAGAAGAGGTGCTGCCGGAAGCGATTGAACAGCCGGATGTGGCGCCGATCGAAGAAGAGCCGCAGCGGGAAGAGTTAGCCGTCGAGCCAGTCGTCGAGGCGGAACCTGAGGACGACGCGCCGTTAAGCGATGAAGAGCTGGAAGCGCTGGCTTTGGCGGAAACCTATGCTGAAGATGCTGAACTAGCAGAAGAAACTCAGGATACCGTGAGCGATTTGCCGCTGGCCGCTGCGCCAATCATTGCGCAGGAGCAGGAGCGTCCTACCAAAGAGGGCTTTTTCGCCCGCCTGAAGCGCAGCCTGGTTAAAACCCGCGAAAATCTCGGTTCTGGCTTTATCAGCCTGTTCCGCGGCAAGAAAATTGATGATGACCTGTTTGAAGAGCTGGAAGAGCAGCTGCTGATTGCTGATGTTGGTGTTGAAACCACGCGCCGTATCATCACCAATCTGACGCAACAGGCCAACCGCAAGCAGCTGCGCGATGCCGAGGCGCTGTACGGCCTGCTGAAAGCTGAAATGTCCGGCATTCTGGAAAAAGTTGATCAGCCGCTGGAAGTGGGCGGTAAAACGCCCTTTGTCATCCTGATGGTAGGCGTGAACGGTGTGGGTAAAACCACCACCATCGGTAAGCTGGCGCGTCAGTATCAGGCGCAAGGCAAATCGGTAATGCTGGCGGCGGGTGATACCTTCCGTGCCGCGGCGGTTGAACAGCTGCAGGTTTGGGGCCAGCGTAACGATATTCCGGTGGTGGCTCAGCATACTGGCGCAGATTCTGCTTCAGTGATTTTTGATGCGATTCAGGCTGCTAAATCACGCAACGTGGATGTATTGATCGCCGATACCGCTGGCCGCCTGCAGAACAAATCGCACCTGATGGAAGAACTGAAAAAAATTACCCGTGTGATGAAGAAGCTGGATGAAGAGGCGCCGCATGAAGTGATGCTGACGCTCGACGCCAGCACCGGGCAAAACGCCATCAGCCAGGCCAAACTGTTCCATGAAGCGGTGGGCCTGACGGGCATCACGCTGACCAAACTGGATGGCACCGCCAAAGGCGGCGTGATCTTCTCGGTTGCCGATCAGTTCGGCATTCCGATTCGTTATATCGGTGTTGGGGAAGGCATCGAGGATTTACGGCCGTTTAAGGCCGCAGACTTTATTGAGGCACTGTTTGCCCGAGAGGAATGA
- a CDS encoding zinc/cadmium/mercury/lead-transporting ATPase, producing MHQHAHPCRCGKSHSQLQPLCSVRSIKPTTLKISAAQPVTVEGDCGCCDSDSGSPGGDSDAESDRPALTSHQFRWQIAGMDCPSCARKIETAVQRVPQVQQARVIFASEKLVVDADQDIRTTIEQVVKNAGFTLTANDPQSISSPASRWRENAGLLLLGVLMLASWLLSQVSPLWGDRLFIATTLVGLAPIARSAWQLLRNGSPFSIEMLMSIAAAGALVIGAHAEAAMVLLLFQLGERLEAYAAARARRGVTALMALRPDTATRITGTQRENVRLEALQPGDVIEVAAGGRLPADGELLHASASFDESALTGESLPVAHEPGEQIMAGATSLDRLVTLKVISQPGQSAIDRILQLIEEAETHRAPVERFIDRFSRIYTPAIMLLALLVMVLPPLLGFGDWLPWIYKGLTLLLIGCPCALVISTPAAITSGLAAAARQGALIKGGAALERLSRVSLMAFDKTGTLTAGKPQVTHIQSFGETAENSLLSIAAAVEQGSTHPLAQAIVSEAERRQLTIPPASQQQTLAGSGIRAEIDGVSYQLLTPREAKYLDEVQQQQVAELEAQGQTVVLLLQQQQVLGALALRDRLREEAISALAELQKLGINSVMLTGDNPRAAAAIAAELRIDYRAGLLPADKVAAVRQLGAQQSLAMVGDGINDAPAMKAASMGIAMGSGTDVALEAADMALTQNQLAILPRAVVLARRTRAIIRQNVALALGLKAIFLVTTLLGFTGLWLAVLADSGATALVTANALRLLRQR from the coding sequence ATGCATCAACATGCTCATCCGTGCCGTTGTGGAAAATCCCACAGCCAGCTGCAGCCGCTGTGTTCCGTTCGCAGCATAAAACCCACGACCTTAAAAATCTCCGCCGCTCAGCCTGTGACTGTTGAAGGTGATTGTGGCTGTTGCGACAGCGATAGCGGCTCGCCCGGCGGCGATAGCGACGCCGAAAGCGACAGGCCCGCCCTCACCTCACACCAATTCCGCTGGCAAATAGCGGGCATGGATTGCCCCAGCTGTGCACGCAAAATCGAAACTGCAGTACAACGCGTACCGCAGGTACAGCAAGCACGGGTGATCTTCGCCAGTGAGAAACTGGTGGTCGATGCTGATCAGGACATCCGCACCACCATAGAACAGGTGGTGAAAAATGCCGGCTTTACGCTGACGGCTAACGATCCCCAATCAATCTCGTCCCCCGCAAGCCGCTGGCGGGAAAATGCCGGTTTGCTGCTGCTCGGCGTGCTAATGCTCGCCAGCTGGCTGCTGAGCCAGGTTTCACCGCTGTGGGGCGATCGTCTGTTTATTGCCACTACGCTGGTTGGTTTGGCACCTATTGCTCGCAGCGCGTGGCAACTGCTGCGCAACGGTTCGCCCTTTAGCATTGAGATGTTGATGAGCATCGCCGCTGCCGGCGCGCTGGTGATTGGTGCGCATGCTGAAGCCGCCATGGTGCTGCTGCTGTTCCAGCTGGGCGAACGCCTGGAAGCCTACGCCGCTGCGCGCGCGCGTCGCGGTGTCACAGCGCTGATGGCGTTGCGTCCCGATACCGCCACGCGTATTACGGGTACGCAGCGTGAAAACGTCCGCTTAGAAGCGCTGCAGCCTGGCGATGTGATTGAAGTGGCGGCCGGTGGCCGTTTACCGGCAGATGGCGAATTACTGCATGCCAGCGCCAGCTTTGATGAAAGCGCATTGACTGGCGAATCATTGCCGGTAGCGCATGAGCCTGGCGAACAGATCATGGCCGGCGCCACCAGCCTGGATCGTCTGGTAACGCTGAAAGTGATTTCCCAGCCCGGCCAAAGTGCTATCGACCGCATTCTGCAACTGATTGAGGAAGCCGAAACGCATCGCGCGCCGGTTGAGCGCTTTATCGATCGCTTCAGCCGCATCTATACGCCCGCCATTATGCTACTGGCACTGCTGGTGATGGTGCTGCCGCCGCTACTTGGCTTCGGTGACTGGCTGCCGTGGATTTATAAAGGGCTGACGCTGCTGCTGATTGGCTGCCCGTGTGCGCTGGTGATCTCCACGCCGGCCGCCATTACCTCGGGATTAGCCGCCGCCGCACGTCAGGGCGCGTTGATCAAAGGCGGCGCGGCGCTGGAGCGTCTCAGTCGCGTAAGCCTGATGGCGTTCGACAAAACCGGCACGCTGACGGCGGGCAAACCGCAAGTCACCCATATTCAATCGTTTGGCGAAACAGCGGAAAATAGCCTGCTCAGCATCGCTGCTGCGGTAGAACAAGGCTCCACACATCCGCTGGCTCAGGCGATTGTCAGCGAAGCCGAGCGTCGTCAGCTCACCATTCCGCCCGCCTCACAGCAGCAAACGCTGGCGGGCAGCGGTATTCGTGCCGAAATCGATGGCGTGTCGTATCAGTTACTTACGCCCCGTGAAGCCAAATATCTCGACGAGGTACAGCAGCAGCAGGTGGCCGAACTGGAGGCGCAGGGGCAAACCGTGGTGCTGCTATTGCAGCAGCAACAGGTGCTCGGCGCATTAGCGCTGCGCGATCGGTTGCGTGAAGAGGCGATTAGCGCGCTGGCTGAGCTGCAAAAACTTGGCATAAATAGCGTGATGCTGACCGGTGACAACCCGCGCGCAGCCGCCGCGATTGCCGCCGAGTTACGCATTGATTATCGCGCGGGTTTGCTGCCTGCCGATAAAGTTGCGGCAGTGCGACAGCTGGGCGCACAGCAATCATTGGCGATGGTAGGCGACGGCATCAACGATGCGCCCGCCATGAAAGCCGCGAGCATGGGCATTGCCATGGGCAGCGGCACCGACGTCGCGCTGGAAGCGGCCGATATGGCGCTGACGCAAAATCAGCTGGCGATTTTGCCACGCGCGGTGGTGCTGGCACGGCGCACGCGCGCCATCATCCGGCAGAACGTGGCG
- a CDS encoding DUF1145 family protein: MWLNLGRLLMICVWAFLLLNLVQPFPTPLRYFVHVALFFMVIMHGLQLVLLRATQPKDAPKLSGVTQAKIFFFGVFELLAWQKKHYPKM; encoded by the coding sequence ATGTGGCTTAATTTAGGACGTTTGCTGATGATTTGCGTTTGGGCTTTTTTACTACTCAATCTGGTGCAACCCTTCCCGACACCGCTGCGCTATTTTGTGCATGTTGCACTGTTCTTTATGGTGATTATGCATGGCTTGCAGCTGGTGTTACTGCGCGCCACTCAGCCGAAAGATGCCCCCAAGCTGAGCGGCGTGACCCAGGCGAAAATCTTCTTCTTTGGCGTGTTTGAGCTGCTGGCATGGCAGAAAAAGCATTATCCGAAGATGTAG
- the ftsE gene encoding cell division ATP-binding protein FtsE, with protein MIRFEEVSKAYLGGRQALQGVDFHLRPGEMAFLTGHSGAGKSTLLKLICGIERPSAGQIWFSGHDISRLRHSEVPFLRRQIGMIFQDHHLLMDRSVYENVAIPLIISGASGEDIRRRVSAALDKVGLLDKAKSFPIQLSGGEQQRVGIARAVVNKPAVLLADEPTGNLDNALSEDILRLFEEFNRVGVTVLMATHDVGLIARRNYRVMTLNQGRLHGGHDGQ; from the coding sequence ATGATTCGCTTTGAAGAGGTCAGTAAAGCTTACCTGGGAGGACGTCAGGCGCTGCAGGGAGTGGATTTCCATCTGCGTCCCGGCGAAATGGCGTTCCTGACCGGCCATTCCGGCGCGGGGAAAAGTACCTTACTGAAGCTGATTTGTGGCATTGAGCGCCCGAGCGCTGGGCAGATCTGGTTTAGCGGTCACGATATTTCGCGTTTGCGTCACAGCGAAGTGCCTTTCCTGCGGCGTCAGATCGGCATGATTTTTCAGGATCACCACTTGCTGATGGATCGTTCGGTCTATGAAAACGTGGCGATCCCGCTGATTATTTCCGGTGCCAGCGGCGAAGATATTCGCCGTCGCGTGTCGGCTGCGCTGGATAAAGTGGGCCTGCTCGACAAAGCGAAAAGCTTTCCGATTCAGCTGTCGGGCGGTGAACAGCAGCGCGTCGGCATTGCCCGCGCGGTGGTGAACAAGCCTGCGGTGCTGCTGGCGGATGAACCGACCGGTAACCTCGACAATGCGCTGTCGGAAGATATTCTGCGCCTGTTCGAAGAGTTCAACCGCGTTGGCGTCACGGTGTTGATGGCAACGCACGATGTCGGATTGATTGCACGCCGAAACTACCGCGTGATGACGCTCAATCAGGGACGTCTGCACGGAGGCCACGATGGTCAATAA
- the rsmD gene encoding 16S rRNA (guanine(966)-N(2))-methyltransferase: protein MSKSPRSSGAAGQIRIIGGQWRGRKLPVPDSAGLRPTTDRVRETLFNWLAPDIQEARCLDCFAGSGALGLEALSRHAASATLLELERSVAQQLSQNLQTLRATQANVVQTNTLQWLSQPGEPFDVVFVDPPFRKGLLQETLTLLEQNGWLAAEALIYVESEVETGTPVAPANWDLYREKIAGQVAYRLYQRQRETHDVA, encoded by the coding sequence ATGAGTAAATCCCCCCGCAGCAGCGGCGCTGCAGGCCAGATCCGCATTATTGGCGGTCAATGGCGCGGCCGTAAATTACCGGTGCCGGATAGCGCAGGTTTGCGCCCGACCACCGATCGCGTGCGTGAAACCCTGTTTAACTGGTTAGCGCCGGATATTCAGGAAGCACGCTGCCTTGATTGCTTCGCCGGCAGCGGCGCATTGGGGCTGGAAGCGCTGTCACGTCACGCCGCATCCGCCACGCTGCTGGAGCTGGAGCGCTCCGTAGCGCAACAACTGTCACAGAACCTGCAAACGCTGCGCGCCACTCAAGCCAACGTGGTGCAAACCAATACGCTGCAGTGGCTGAGCCAGCCTGGCGAGCCGTTTGACGTGGTCTTTGTCGATCCACCGTTCCGTAAAGGGCTGTTACAGGAAACATTGACGCTGCTGGAGCAAAATGGCTGGCTGGCCGCCGAAGCGCTGATTTATGTGGAGAGCGAAGTGGAAACCGGCACGCCCGTCGCGCCAGCTAATTGGGATCTGTACCGCGAGAAAATTGCCGGCCAGGTTGCGTATCGCTTATATCAACGCCAACGGGAGACGCACGATGTGGCTTAA
- the ftsX gene encoding permease-like cell division protein FtsX, with product MVNKRNKRAPAPKAKQPSKSKALKGGWQEQWRYALRGTLSDMWRQPLATLLTVMVIAISLTLPSVCYMVWKNVSQAATQWYPAPQLTVYLDKALDDTAAENVTAQLKQLDGVDNVNYLTREEALNEFRNWSGFGGSMDMLEQNPLPAVAIITPKLNFQNSDTMANLRDRVAKVQGVDEVRMDDSWFARLAALTGLVGQIASMIGLLMVVAVFLVIGNSVRLSIFARRDTINVQKLIGATDGFILRPFLYGGALLGFGGAVLSLILSEVLVLRLQSVVAQVATVFGTTFVLEGFSWDEGLLLLLIAAIIGWIAAWLATVQHLRRFTPQ from the coding sequence ATGGTCAATAAACGCAATAAGCGCGCACCTGCGCCGAAAGCGAAGCAGCCTTCTAAAAGCAAAGCGCTGAAGGGCGGCTGGCAGGAGCAGTGGCGCTATGCGCTGCGCGGCACGCTGTCGGATATGTGGCGTCAGCCGCTGGCGACGCTGCTGACGGTGATGGTGATTGCCATTTCTCTGACGCTGCCGAGCGTGTGCTACATGGTGTGGAAGAACGTCAGCCAGGCGGCCACGCAGTGGTATCCCGCGCCGCAGTTGACGGTATATCTGGATAAAGCGCTGGATGATACCGCGGCGGAGAACGTCACCGCGCAGCTTAAGCAGCTGGATGGCGTGGATAACGTCAACTACCTGACGCGTGAAGAAGCGCTAAATGAGTTCCGCAACTGGTCAGGTTTTGGTGGCTCGATGGACATGCTGGAGCAGAATCCGTTGCCGGCGGTGGCTATCATCACGCCAAAACTCAACTTCCAGAATTCGGACACCATGGCGAATCTGCGCGATCGGGTAGCGAAAGTGCAGGGCGTGGACGAAGTGCGCATGGATGATAGCTGGTTCGCACGTTTAGCGGCGCTGACCGGCCTGGTGGGGCAGATCGCCTCGATGATTGGTTTGCTGATGGTCGTTGCGGTGTTCCTGGTGATTGGCAACAGCGTGCGACTGAGCATCTTTGCGCGCCGCGACACCATTAACGTGCAAAAGCTGATTGGTGCCACCGATGGCTTTATCCTGCGTCCCTTCCTGTACGGCGGAGCGCTGCTCGGTTTTGGTGGCGCCGTACTGTCGCTGATTCTTTCCGAAGTGCTGGTATTGCGCCTGCAATCGGTGGTGGCGCAAGTCGCCACGGTGTTCGGTACCACCTTTGTGTTGGAAGGCTTTTCCTGGGATGAAGGGCTGCTGTTACTGCTGATCGCGGCCATCATTGGCTGGATTGCGGCATGGCTGGCAACGGTTCAACATTTACGTCGTTTTACGCCGCAGTAA
- a CDS encoding lysoplasmalogenase, with protein MLWSFLAVLFSGWLYVDASYRGPQWQRWLFKPVTLLLLVAWAWQAPTFNTTDYLILAGLVATLVGDALMLLPRQQMLYALGAFFLSHLLYTISFAAHMTMSFFWPIPLTFLIIGVIVIGILWTKLEELRWPICTLIGMTLVMNWMAAENYFFRPTDFSFSLLVGAALLLLANIVWFISHYRRRFSADSAIVAACYFAGHFMIARSLWLY; from the coding sequence ATGCTTTGGTCTTTTCTTGCCGTACTTTTTTCCGGCTGGCTGTACGTCGATGCATCCTACCGCGGTCCGCAATGGCAGCGTTGGCTATTTAAACCCGTCACCTTACTGTTGCTCGTCGCCTGGGCATGGCAAGCGCCAACCTTCAACACCACCGATTATTTGATTCTGGCTGGCCTGGTTGCCACGCTGGTGGGTGATGCGTTGATGCTGTTGCCGCGTCAGCAAATGCTCTATGCGCTGGGCGCATTCTTCCTCTCGCATCTGCTTTACACCATCAGTTTTGCAGCGCATATGACCATGAGCTTCTTCTGGCCGATTCCTCTCACCTTCCTGATTATTGGCGTCATCGTTATCGGGATTCTGTGGACCAAACTGGAAGAGCTGCGCTGGCCAATTTGCACCTTGATCGGTATGACGCTGGTGATGAACTGGATGGCGGCGGAAAACTACTTCTTCCGTCCAACTGACTTCAGCTTCTCGCTGCTGGTCGGCGCCGCGTTGCTGCTGTTGGCCAACATCGTCTGGTTTATTTCGCATTATCGCCGCCGTTTCAGCGCCGATAGCGCCATCGTTGCCGCCTGCTACTTCGCCGGTCACTTCATGATTGCGCGTTCACTGTGGCTTTACTGA
- a CDS encoding DUF2500 domain-containing protein — protein sequence MSKPPLIFFIVLAIIAVLATRQFIKQRRETAVNDASPVRSLSVEVKTKREFPSPNRRSRQREEIVAEDMKYEAWFHPLNGASDIKVTVNASDYHQMDKGVKGELKMKGTRFVSFTPAP from the coding sequence ATGAGCAAACCACCGCTAATCTTTTTCATCGTACTGGCCATTATTGCCGTATTGGCGACCCGTCAGTTTATTAAACAGCGCCGCGAAACGGCGGTGAACGATGCCTCGCCGGTGCGCTCGCTGAGCGTGGAAGTGAAAACCAAACGCGAATTCCCGTCACCCAATCGCCGTTCGCGTCAGCGCGAGGAGATTGTGGCTGAGGATATGAAATACGAAGCCTGGTTCCATCCGCTGAACGGTGCGAGTGACATTAAAGTGACGGTCAACGCCAGCGATTATCATCAGATGGATAAGGGCGTGAAGGGCGAATTGAAGATGAAAGGGACGCGGTTTGTCAGTTTTACCCCGGCCCCGTAG